In Rhodamnia argentea isolate NSW1041297 chromosome 4, ASM2092103v1, whole genome shotgun sequence, the following proteins share a genomic window:
- the LOC115749097 gene encoding profilin-2 — protein sequence MSWQTYVDDHLMCDIDGQGQHLSAAAIVGHDGSVWAQSSTFPQFKAPEIAGILKDFEEPGHLAPTGLYLGGNKYMVIQGEPGVVIRGKKGSGGITIKKTGQALVFGVYEEPVTPGQCNMIVERLGDYLIDQGL from the exons ATGTCGTGGCAAACCTACGTGGACGATCACCTCATGTGCGACATCGACGGCCAGGGCCAGCACctctccgccgccgccatcgTCGGCCACGACGGCAGCGTCTGGGCTCAGAGCTCCACTTTCccccag TTCAAGGCTCCAGAAATTGCTGGTATTCTGAAAGATTTTGAGGAACCAGGTCATCTTGCCCCGACAGGCCTGTATCTTGGTGGCAACAAGTACATGGTTATTCAGGGGGAGCCCGGTGTTGTCATTCGCGGAAAGAAG GGATCTGGAGGCATTACAATCAAGAAGACAGGGCAAGCACTAGTATTCGGGGTCTACGAGGAACCGGTGACTCCAGGACAGTGCAATATGATTGTCGAGAGGCTCGGAGATTATCTGATCGATCAGGGCCTGTAG
- the LOC115749095 gene encoding glucan endo-1,3-beta-glucosidase 13-like produces the protein MGRRFRLIFATSQLLMLLDLCRGSTIGICYGRNADDLPTADKVAQLVQLHNIKYLRIYDSNIQVLKAFANTGVELIIGIPNSDLLPFSQFQSNADTWLKNSILPYYPTTKITYITVGAEATESSSNVTALVVPAMQNIFTALRKVGLHKRIKVSTTHSLGVLSRSFPPSAGAFSSNYASFLKPLLIFLAENQSPFMINIYPYYAYRDSPNNVSLDYALFESSSEVIDPNTGLLYTSMFDAQIDALYFALMALNFRTIKIMVTETGWPSKGSAKETAATPDNAQIYNTNLIRHVINNTGTPAKPGEELDVYIFSLFNENRKPGLDSERNWGLFYPDETSVYNLDFTGRGSVDVITGANITSSNGTTWCIASSNASDMDLKNALDWACGPGNVDCSAIQPSQPCYEPDTLVSHASFAFNSYYQQNSATDVACSFGGAGLKVDKNPSYDKCIYMTAGSNKTATSNATAISSHSSSQAGEVHILALSYTIMPFFLLFILITGNV, from the exons ACCTGTGCAGAGGAAGCACTATCGGAATATGCTATGGTAGAAATGCGGATGACCTCCCGACAGCTGACAAAGTCGCACAATTGGTTCAGCTTCACAACATCAAGTACCTCAGGATTTACGACTCTAACATTCAGGTTCTCAAGGCCTTTGCAAACACAGGAGTAGAGCTCATCATAGGTATTCCAAACTCAGACCTATTGCCGTTCTCTCAGTTCCAATCAAATGCCGACACTTGGCTGAAGAACAGCATTCTCCCATATTATCCTACCACGAAGATCACGTACATCACTGTCGGTGCCGAGGCAACAGAAAGTTCCAGCAATGTCACTGCCCTCGTGGTACCAGCGATGCAAAACATCTTTACAGCCTTGAGAAAAGTCGGTCTACACAAAAGAATCAAAGTCTCCACGACCCATTCTCTCGGAGTTCTATCGAGATCTTTTCCGCCTTCAGCGGGTGCTTTTAGTAGTAACTACGCATCTTTCTTGAAACCCCTTCTGATATTTCTTGCTGAGAACCAATCTCCTTTCATGATCAACATCTATCCTTACTATGCCTATCGAGATTCGCCAAACAATGTCTCTCTAGACTATGCCTTGTTTGAGTCGTCCTCAGAAGTGATTGATCCAAACACCGGGTTGCTCTACACTAGCATGTTCGATGCCCAGATCGATGCTCTTTACTTTGCCCTCATGGCTTTGAACTTCCGGACCATCAAAATCATGGTCACTGAAACAGGATGGCCATCTAAAGGTTCTGCTAAAGAAACTGCTGCAACTCCAGATAATGCTCAGATTTACAATACAAACTTGATCCGTCACGTGATTAATAACACAGGCACTCCTGCGAAGCCCGGTGAAGAGTTGGATGTGTATATCTTTTCGCTTTTCAATGAAAACAGGAAGCCTGGTTTGGATTCTGAGAGGAACTGGGGGCTATTTTATCCTGATGAGACGAGTGTGTACAATTTGGACTTCACTGGACGAGGCTCTGTGGATGTGATAACTGGAGCTAATATCACCAGTTCTAATGGAACTACATGGTGCATCGCTTCGTCTAATGCATCGGATATGGACTTGAAGAATGCCCTAGACTGGGCCTGTGGACCAGGAAATGTGGACTGTTCTGCGATTCAACCCAGCCAACCGTGTTATGAGCCGGACACCTTGGTTTCTCATGCCTCGTTTGCCTTCAACAGTTACTATCAGCAAAATAGCGCTACAGATGTTGCTTGTAGCTTTGGAGGGGCAGGGTTAAAAGTCGACAAGAACCCAA GTTATGACAAGTGCATTTATATGACTGCCGG GAGCAACAAAACCGCTACAAGCAATGCTACGGCCATTTCTTCACATTCTTCCTCCCAGGCAGGTGAAGTCCATATCTTGGCATTAAGCTACACTATTATGCCATTTTTCCTGTTATTTATTTTGATCACCGGCAATGTGTAA